In Macadamia integrifolia cultivar HAES 741 chromosome 12, SCU_Mint_v3, whole genome shotgun sequence, the following are encoded in one genomic region:
- the LOC122058320 gene encoding remorin 4.2-like, which yields MSSVNQRASTSNGGGEDEGDETVIREIHPLTPPRPLLQLPPPPNRARRTDSWETGSNISGENFTTMSREFNALVLAGSTIAGNNSENEGGNAGNNLSRIGEDDDHEVPEETNPLAIVPDNSLPLNHGSSPPPRRINGSSSASGGFNEEITTLQMVKKEEVHSKISAWQTAKIAKVNNRFKREESNINGCESEHVQKAQAALKKVERKLEEKRAKAVEKMRNEVAKAHRKAEEKKASAEAKRGTKVAKILEIANLMKAIGRVPTKRSFF from the exons ATGTCAAGTGTTAACCAAAGGGCTTCAActagcaatggaggaggagaagatgaaggTGATGAAACAGTCATCAGGGAGATCCACCCCTTGACACCTCCCCGGCCGCTGCTACAGCTGCCACCTCCACCGAACCGGGCTCGCCGGACAGACTCTTGGGAGactggtagcaacatctccggTGAGAATTTCACCACTATGAGTCGAGAATTCAATGCTTTAGTACTTGCAGGATCAACGATCGCCGGAAATAATAGCGAAAACGAAGGCGGTAACGCCGGAAACAACCTTTCTAGGATTGGAGAGGATGATGATCATGAAGTTCCTGAGGAAACAAACCCATTAGCTATTGTCCCAGATAATAGTCTTCCCTTAAACCAtggttcttctcctcctccaaggCGCATTAATGGGTCTTCTTCTGCAAGTGGTGGTTTCAATGAAGAGATAACAACCCTGCAAATGGTTAAGAAAGAGGAGGTTCATTCGAAGATTTCGGCATGGCAGACGGCCAAGATCGCCAAGGTCAATAACAGGTTCAAGAGAGAGGAATCCAACATCAATGGTTGCGAGAGTGAACATGTCCAAAAGGCTCAAGCTGCTCTGAAGAAAGTTGAG AGGAAGCTAGAGGAGAAAAGGGCCAAAGCTgtagagaaaatgagaaatgaggTGGCAAAGGCACATAGAAAGGCAGAGGAGAAGAAAGCATCAGCTGAGGCCAAAAGAGGAACAAAAGTGGCTAAGATACTTGAGATAGCTAATCTGATGAAGGCCATTGGAAGGGTTCCCACCAAACGCTCCTTCTTCTAA
- the LOC122057493 gene encoding rust resistance kinase Lr10-like: MIIILALFIVLQACEAQKSDCNPSSCGNLLNISYPFWLKHQDPPHCGDPRYGLSCENNRTVLYYYSRKFYVDSISYQNRTMIVTDSGLQTHNCSSLPLYSMTFYNNISYEDPYVYPWPSWMPGNYVVFLSCQSPIITSSLQFLNTSPCFNASSASQYSYAIVGDENLGLSGVPDSCTIGSMFPIRMLQEAGGNHLSYSEIHHEMTMGIQFSWFRIDCGNCEERGGVCLGDQDPSKYTVICNFGCNRGIFHSGGYCTIKDHYWPNFRDGTLLPALRIIGKILEYFLMIRTSLGYLCFTLFLIYMLRRRHLSLDTNIEEFLQEHNNLLLIQYSYSDIKKMTKNFKDKLGQGGFGSVYKGKLRSGNLVAIKMLATSKGNGQDFINEVGTIGRIHHVNVVRLIGFCFEGSKRALVYDFMPNGSLDKYIFNQEQRGNISSSSWEKMYKIALGVAHGIEYLHRGCDMQILHFDIKPHNVLLDEDFTPKISDFGLAKLYPTNDNTVPLTAARGTIGYIAPEMFYKSMGGVSYKADVYSFGMLLMEMAGRRKNVNPFANTSSQTYFPSWIYDKLNQGEDMEMEDASEDDKKIARKMIIIALYCIQMKPADRPSMSKVIEMLESPTELLQMPPKPFLASLERLEEDFRIIESSPVSKSSSYDSSSYNLMIQSST; encoded by the exons ATGATCATCATCCTAGCCTTGTTCATTGTTTTGCAGGCTTGTGAAGCTCAGAAAAGTGACTGCAACCCTTCTTCATGTGGGAACCTTCTCAACATCAGCTACCCTTTTTGGTTAAAACACCAGGATCCTCCCCACTGTGGTGATCCTCGATACGGTCTCTCCTGTGAGAATAATCGCACCGTCTTATACTATTATTCAAGGAAGTTCTATGTAGACTCAATCTCTTATCAGAACCGAACCATGATAGTGACTGATTCCGGTCTCCAAACTCACAATTGCTCCTCACTTCCTCTTTATTCCATGACATTTTATAATAACATAAGTTATGAAGATCCTTACGTTTACCCTTGGCCATCTTGGATGCCGGGAAACTATGTAGTTTTCTTGAGTTGTCAAAGCCCAATAATCACATCATCTCTACAGTTTTTGAATACCTCTCCATGCTTCAATGCTTCTTCAGCTTCCCAATATTCTTACGCTATTGTGGGAGATGAAAACTTAGGTTTGTCAGGTGTACCGGATTCGTGTACCATCGGCTCAATGTTTCCAATTAGGATGTTGCAAGAAGCTGGGGGGAATCATCTTTCTTACTCAGAGATACACCATGAAATGACCATGGGAATTCAATTCTCATGGTTTCGCATTGATTGTGGGAACTGTGAGGAAAGAGGTGGTGTTTGCTTAGGTGACCAAGATCCTTCTAAATACACTGTCATCTGCAACTTCGGCTGCAATAGAGGAATTTTCCATTCAGGCGGCTATT GCACTATTAAGGATCATTATTGGCCTAACTTTAGAG ATGGTACACTATTGCCCGCGCTGAGGATTATAG GGAAAATCCTAGAGTACTTCTTGATGATTAGAACTTCATTGGGATATCTATGTTTCACCCTATTCTTAATCTATATGCTGCGACGAAGGCACCTCTCCTTGGATACTAACATTGAAGAGTTCCTACAAGAGCATAACAATCTATTGCTAATTCAGTACTCATATTCTGATATTAAGAAGATGACTAAGAATTTCAAAGACAAACTTGGTCAGGGAGGTTTTGGGTCTGTATATAAAGGAAAGCTCCGCAGTGGCAATCTTGTTGCTATCAAAATGTTAGCAACATCTAAAGGCAATGGACAAGATTTTATCAATGAAGTTGGTACCATTGGGAGGATTCATCATGTCAATGTGGTGCGACTTATCGGATTTTGCTTTGAGGGATCAAAACGGGCTTTAGTGTACGACTTCATGCCTAATGGGTCATTGGACAAGTACATCTTCAATCAAGAACAAAGAGGTAATATTTCTTCAAGTAGTTGGGAAAAGATGTACAAGATTGCCCTAGGAGTGGCTCATGGGATTGAATATCTCCATCGAGGTTGTGATATGCAAATTCTGCATTTTGATATCAAACCACACAATGTTCTTCTTGATGAGGATTTTACCCCAAAAATTTCGGATTTTGGGCTCGCCAAACTATATCCAACAAATGATAATACTGTTCCTCTAACAGCGGCAAGGGGAACAATAGGATACATTGCTCCAGAAATGTTCTACAAAAGCATGGGAGGTGTCTCCTACAAGGCTGATGTTTATAGTTTTGGAATGTTGCTAATGGAAATGGCAGGGAGAAGGAAGAATGTGAATCCATTTGCAAACACTTCTAGTCAAACTTACTTCCCATCATGGATATATGATAAACTGAATCAAGGAGAAGATATGGAAATGGAAGATGCTAGTGAAGATGACAAAAAAATAGCAAGGAAGATGATCATAATCGCATTGTATTGCATACAAATGAAGCCTGCTGATCGCCCTTCCATGAGCAAAGTCATAGAAATGTTAGAATCACCCACTGAGCTTCTACAAATGCCGCCAAAGCCTTTTCTAGCATCACTTGAGAGATTGGAAGAAGATTTTAGAATTATAGAATCATCACCTGTTTCCAAATCATCAAGTTATGATTCATCGTCATACAATTTGATGATTCAATCATCAACTTAA